From Flavipsychrobacter sp., a single genomic window includes:
- a CDS encoding bifunctional riboflavin kinase/FAD synthetase, producing MAVFYSTDALPEFKNPVITIGTFDGVHMGHKTILNKVKEIAEKVDGTSILITFNPHPRKVIFPYMPMQILTPLDEKIKHINAEGIEHIIIAPFTKEFAQLSAEAYIKDFLVGQIKPHTIVIGYDHQFGHDRKGDITLLKKLSSTYNYQVEEIEAQLIKDAAVSSTKIRAALLEGDVEHAANMLEYDYKMKGTVEKGAQLGRTIGYPTANVTPETSDQIRPANGVYAVYITHNNTTYKAMLNIGVKPTVSKELSLTIEAHIFDFDRTIYGEEIAITFVKHLRAEQKFSSIDALKAQLDIDKEHALKALA from the coding sequence ATGGCGGTATTTTATTCTACAGATGCATTGCCCGAGTTTAAAAACCCGGTGATAACCATAGGCACCTTTGATGGTGTACATATGGGGCACAAAACCATATTGAATAAAGTAAAAGAAATAGCAGAAAAGGTAGATGGAACAAGTATTTTGATCACCTTCAACCCCCATCCACGCAAAGTTATTTTTCCGTATATGCCCATGCAAATACTCACACCGCTGGATGAGAAGATAAAACACATCAATGCAGAAGGTATAGAGCATATTATCATCGCACCATTCACCAAAGAGTTTGCACAATTATCAGCAGAGGCTTATATCAAAGACTTTTTAGTAGGACAAATAAAACCACATACCATAGTTATTGGTTATGACCATCAGTTTGGCCACGACAGAAAAGGAGATATAACTCTACTGAAGAAACTGAGTAGCACCTACAACTATCAAGTAGAAGAGATAGAAGCACAGCTAATAAAAGATGCTGCCGTTAGCTCAACAAAAATAAGAGCAGCCCTGCTGGAGGGAGATGTAGAACATGCTGCCAACATGTTAGAATATGACTACAAGATGAAAGGCACTGTAGAAAAAGGTGCGCAATTAGGACGCACTATTGGCTACCCTACTGCCAATGTCACTCCCGAAACTAGCGATCAGATACGTCCTGCTAATGGTGTTTATGCTGTATATATAACTCATAACAACACTACCTACAAAGCTATGCTCAACATTGGCGTGAAACCAACTGTGAGTAAAGAGCTTAGCCTTACCATCGAAGCACATATATTCGATTTTGACAGAACTATTTACGGAGAAGAGATAGCTATAACCTTTGTAAAACACCTGAGAGCAGAGCAAAAATTCAGCTCTATAGACGCACTAAAAGCACAGCTGGATATCGACAAGGAGCATGCACTAAAAGCTCTAGCCTAA
- a CDS encoding T9SS type A sorting domain-containing protein, which yields MLRILCTTVLCILLATSTYAQTSSLTISDPQRWAKSTQGIITDAEIDITPEGAYAKVDLTFLINAENTYKSTDTLEAVLNFSLPKGSYINDSWLWLDQNTIIKADIIERNRAITIYEGIVNRRRDPSLLVKTGTDRYKLNVFPLTTLYPRKVKISYAVPLNWQGDMSKLPLPTDLFRVSKTAPTLTVKVNTNPLFRNPSFVINDYSQHYISTVGGQDLLQIPGTSYAQNDFTLKYNTQLANSISVITYPTGNNEGYYQMIIPPSVIDKTSTRCVSLIVDYDSKTQAIHTPSELKQKLTNAFLSNYNTTDSFNLFYVNNGQIVQAFTSWQSVSNANLNQAFNNMPNSIATTSNTYESLLKTGMQFCAGKTKDEAEVLLIGTNADYTIDQQKTNTLFSNIKTALGSYNHKINVINNNRYRQYKSGSGYYYANEILYSKLTLATGGLYFRNYSYKYILVNNKYQVFYDIDFTANINQISSNAGISTSAYNITLKPITGFVYNEYTMFKNQKLHLSDNYIVLGKYKGNLTTGSTVDIQAVTNTKTINKTVTINTITPGTKGIIQDWANLYIQDLESYNNASYTQEIIDSSINNRVLCYKTAFLAIETGDTLKSNIDDNPDVVSVKNTTKKGGTTIKAYPNPFNNEITIELPANATQIEIYDVLGRKVFVIALSKNDKKYVWNGRNSNGDALSAGTYVIIVKTEDSNQTLKVLKQ from the coding sequence ATGCTTCGTATCCTCTGCACCACCGTTCTTTGCATACTGCTTGCTACAAGCACTTATGCTCAAACCAGCTCCTTAACTATTTCAGACCCTCAAAGATGGGCAAAAAGCACCCAAGGCATTATCACCGATGCTGAAATTGACATTACTCCTGAAGGGGCATATGCAAAAGTAGACTTGACCTTTCTCATCAATGCTGAGAATACCTACAAGTCCACAGACACACTAGAAGCCGTACTTAATTTCAGTTTACCCAAAGGCTCATACATTAACGACTCTTGGCTATGGCTGGATCAAAACACTATTATCAAAGCAGATATTATAGAGCGAAATAGAGCTATTACTATCTATGAGGGAATAGTGAACCGAAGAAGAGACCCTTCTCTATTGGTAAAAACTGGAACCGATAGATACAAGCTCAATGTATTCCCGTTAACAACGCTATACCCTAGGAAAGTAAAAATATCTTATGCTGTACCTTTAAACTGGCAGGGAGATATGAGCAAACTGCCTCTTCCGACCGATCTATTCCGAGTATCAAAAACAGCCCCTACCCTTACAGTAAAAGTAAATACCAATCCGTTATTCAGAAATCCATCTTTTGTTATCAATGATTACAGCCAACATTACATCAGTACCGTAGGCGGGCAAGACCTATTGCAAATACCAGGCACTAGTTATGCTCAAAACGACTTTACGCTTAAATACAACACGCAACTGGCTAATAGCATCTCTGTTATTACTTACCCTACTGGCAACAATGAAGGTTATTATCAAATGATAATACCACCTTCGGTGATAGACAAAACAAGTACAAGATGCGTATCATTAATAGTAGATTACGATTCTAAAACCCAAGCTATACATACACCTTCGGAACTGAAACAAAAGCTGACCAATGCTTTCTTAAGCAACTATAATACTACGGACTCCTTCAACCTATTTTATGTGAATAACGGTCAGATTGTACAGGCATTTACCAGTTGGCAGTCTGTTAGTAACGCCAACCTTAATCAGGCCTTCAACAACATGCCTAACAGCATAGCTACGACCAGCAATACTTACGAAAGCTTACTAAAAACGGGTATGCAATTCTGTGCAGGAAAAACAAAAGACGAAGCAGAGGTACTACTAATAGGTACTAATGCAGACTATACCATAGACCAACAAAAAACCAACACACTTTTTAGCAATATAAAAACAGCTCTTGGTAGCTACAATCATAAGATCAACGTCATCAACAATAACAGGTATAGACAATACAAGTCGGGATCTGGTTATTATTATGCTAATGAGATACTATACAGTAAGCTCACCTTAGCTACAGGTGGTTTATACTTTAGAAACTACAGCTACAAATACATCTTAGTAAATAATAAGTACCAAGTTTTTTATGACATTGATTTTACTGCCAACATAAATCAAATAAGCAGTAATGCAGGCATTTCTACTTCAGCATACAACATCACCTTAAAGCCGATTACAGGTTTTGTGTATAATGAGTATACCATGTTTAAAAACCAAAAGCTACATCTATCAGACAACTATATAGTGTTAGGTAAATATAAAGGTAACCTTACTACAGGTAGTACAGTAGACATACAAGCCGTTACCAATACAAAGACCATCAACAAAACAGTAACCATAAATACTATTACTCCCGGTACAAAAGGCATTATACAAGATTGGGCAAATCTGTACATTCAAGACCTAGAAAGCTACAACAACGCATCTTATACGCAAGAGATAATAGACAGCAGCATCAACAACAGGGTGCTATGTTATAAAACAGCTTTCCTTGCCATTGAAACAGGCGACACCCTGAAATCTAATATAGATGACAACCCTGATGTAGTAAGTGTGAAAAACACCACCAAAAAAGGAGGTACTACAATAAAGGCTTACCCTAATCCTTTCAACAACGAGATAACCATAGAGCTACCTGCTAATGCTACACAAATAGAAATATATGATGTACTTGGCAGAAAGGTATTCGTAATAGCACTGAGCAAAAACGACAAAAAATATGTGTGGAACGGAAGAAATAGTAATGGAGATGCACTCAGCGCAGGCACCTACGTTATTATTGTAAAAACGGAAGATAGCAACCAAACACTAAAAGTGCTGAAACAATAA
- the kynU gene encoding kynureninase, with translation MSGNNYEATLAYAQEQDQIDILFPFRERFLIPQHEGKDSVYLCGNSLGLQPKSVSYLMKQELDDWATHGVEGHFRAKNPWLSYHRLFTERLSKIVGAKTNEVVATNTLTVNLHLLMISFYRPTATRYKIIMEAGAFPSDQYAMETQVEMYGLDPEQAIIELKPRAGEHILRDEDIIAAIEDAGDSLAVVMMGGVNYYTGQFYNLKDITEAAHKVGAYAGFDLAHTVGNIPIQLHDWTVDFACWCSYKYLNSGPGGVGGLYVHEHHSSNPKTFRLAGWWGNSEATRFKMEKGFIPETTAESWQMSNAPVFNMVAHNASLDIFDKAGMDALREKSLKLTGYLEFLLNKIEHLNFTVITPKETHRRGCQLSMLFDERGKEVFDKLTANGVIADWREPNVIRIAPVPLYNSFEDVYRFYEILMNLEA, from the coding sequence ATGTCAGGAAACAATTACGAAGCTACACTTGCCTATGCGCAAGAGCAAGATCAGATAGATATATTATTCCCGTTTAGAGAGCGTTTTTTGATACCACAACACGAGGGCAAAGACAGTGTTTACTTGTGCGGTAATTCTCTTGGGCTACAGCCCAAAAGTGTGAGCTATTTAATGAAGCAAGAGCTGGACGACTGGGCAACACATGGTGTTGAAGGCCACTTTAGAGCTAAGAATCCTTGGTTGTCTTACCACCGTTTATTTACAGAACGCCTATCTAAAATAGTAGGTGCAAAAACGAATGAAGTAGTAGCTACCAATACGCTTACCGTAAACCTTCATTTACTAATGATCTCTTTCTACCGCCCAACGGCTACCAGGTATAAGATCATTATGGAAGCAGGGGCTTTCCCGTCAGACCAATATGCAATGGAAACTCAAGTAGAGATGTACGGTCTTGACCCCGAGCAAGCTATCATAGAGCTAAAACCAAGGGCAGGTGAACATATACTTAGAGACGAGGATATAATAGCTGCTATTGAAGATGCAGGCGATAGCTTAGCTGTTGTGATGATGGGAGGTGTTAACTACTACACTGGGCAGTTTTACAACCTAAAAGACATCACTGAAGCGGCACATAAAGTAGGTGCTTATGCAGGTTTTGACTTGGCACATACTGTTGGTAATATCCCAATACAGCTACACGACTGGACGGTAGACTTTGCCTGCTGGTGTTCTTACAAATATCTCAACTCTGGCCCGGGTGGTGTAGGTGGCCTATACGTGCATGAGCACCATAGCAGCAACCCTAAAACATTCCGCCTGGCAGGCTGGTGGGGCAATTCAGAAGCTACACGTTTCAAAATGGAGAAAGGCTTCATTCCTGAAACAACTGCTGAAAGCTGGCAAATGAGTAATGCTCCTGTATTCAACATGGTAGCACACAATGCATCTCTTGACATATTTGACAAAGCGGGCATGGATGCTTTAAGAGAGAAAAGCCTAAAGCTAACAGGCTACTTAGAATTCTTATTGAATAAAATAGAGCACCTGAACTTCACTGTCATTACGCCTAAAGAAACGCATCGCAGAGGTTGCCAACTATCTATGCTGTTCGACGAAAGGGGTAAAGAAGTGTTTGATAAACTAACGGCTAATGGTGTTATTGCAGACTGGAGAGAACCAAACGTCATTCGCATAGCTCCCGTACCATTATACAATTCATTTGAAGATGTGTACCGCTTCTATGAGATATTAATGAATTTAGAAGCTTAA
- a CDS encoding LemA family protein, which yields MKKSYIVIGVLVLLVLFVGSRYNGMKKADIAVDKSWSNVESQYQRRVDLIGNLVNTVKGAADFEKSTLEAVIKARANATSIKVDPTNMTAAQMQEFQAAQGQLSQSLGRLLVTVERYPELKANQNFLKLQDELAGTENRINYSRDKYNDAVQVYEEKTETFPNAIYARLLGFKERHGFKADEGASKAPEVKF from the coding sequence ATGAAAAAGTCTTATATCGTAATTGGAGTTTTAGTACTACTTGTATTATTTGTCGGTTCTCGCTACAACGGCATGAAAAAGGCTGATATAGCTGTAGATAAATCATGGTCAAATGTAGAGAGCCAATATCAACGAAGGGTAGACTTAATAGGTAACTTGGTAAACACAGTAAAAGGAGCTGCAGATTTTGAAAAATCTACACTAGAAGCCGTTATTAAAGCACGTGCTAATGCTACAAGTATAAAGGTAGACCCTACTAATATGACCGCGGCACAAATGCAGGAATTTCAAGCAGCGCAAGGGCAGTTAAGTCAATCTCTTGGCAGATTATTAGTAACCGTAGAGCGCTATCCTGAATTGAAGGCCAACCAAAACTTCTTGAAACTGCAAGATGAACTGGCAGGTACGGAAAATCGTATTAATTATTCTAGAGATAAGTATAATGATGCAGTTCAAGTCTATGAAGAAAAAACAGAAACATTTCCTAATGCTATCTATGCTCGTCTATTAGGATTTAAAGAACGTCATGGCTTCAAGGCGGATGAAGGTGCAAGTAAAGCTCCTGAAGTAAAGTTTTAA
- a CDS encoding TPM domain-containing protein has translation MWPFRKKKQYLNKAEQDKVVASIQRAEANTTGELRVFIEGACTYVDAMDRAKELFGELGMTETVRRNGVLIYVAVDAHQYAILGDKEIYEQAGGPAFWQKAADELKAYLQKGAIGDGLCVCIDELGAALAKYFPYDPEVTKNELPDEIVFGR, from the coding sequence ATGTGGCCATTCAGAAAGAAGAAACAGTACCTCAACAAAGCAGAGCAAGACAAAGTAGTTGCCAGCATACAACGTGCTGAGGCTAACACTACAGGGGAGCTGCGTGTTTTTATAGAAGGAGCGTGCACTTATGTAGATGCAATGGACAGAGCCAAAGAACTATTTGGGGAACTTGGAATGACTGAGACGGTGCGTAGAAATGGGGTATTGATATATGTGGCGGTAGACGCGCACCAGTATGCCATACTTGGCGATAAGGAGATCTATGAACAAGCCGGTGGGCCTGCCTTTTGGCAGAAGGCTGCCGATGAGTTAAAAGCATATTTGCAAAAGGGAGCCATTGGCGATGGCCTATGTGTTTGTATTGATGAGTTGGGAGCAGCCTTGGCTAAATACTTCCCTTATGATCCTGAGGTGACTAAAAATGAACTGCCGGATGAAATAGTGTTTGGCAGATGA
- a CDS encoding TPM domain-containing protein, whose protein sequence is MRYVSAKFLLLLLCLVSFYTVSAQMSAEEILQMKVPNSLVNDFGNVLSSGEAQALERKLVSYDDTSSVQIAVVTLVTMGNMDIETFAFRLADEDHWAVGQAETDNGVIIVAAMQDRKVFIATGKGFEGVLSDAMTGEIVRNIIVPNFKRQQYYQGFDEATTAIMAAAKGEYKSVAKKEKKMPFWLIIVLIVAVYFILWAISKGGGGKGGGGYVSRRGYSDMATGMLLGELLGGGRGRGFGGGGGFGGGSSGGFGGFGGGSFGGGGAGGSW, encoded by the coding sequence ATGAGATATGTAAGTGCGAAGTTTTTACTGTTATTGCTGTGTTTGGTATCGTTTTATACCGTATCGGCACAGATGAGTGCAGAGGAGATACTGCAAATGAAAGTTCCTAATTCATTAGTTAATGATTTTGGAAATGTATTGTCGAGTGGAGAAGCGCAAGCGTTAGAACGTAAGTTGGTTTCTTATGATGACACTAGTTCTGTGCAGATTGCGGTTGTTACTTTGGTAACGATGGGAAACATGGATATAGAAACGTTTGCTTTCAGGCTTGCAGATGAAGACCATTGGGCAGTTGGACAAGCTGAAACTGATAACGGGGTTATCATTGTTGCTGCTATGCAAGATCGTAAAGTTTTTATAGCTACGGGTAAGGGTTTCGAAGGTGTGTTATCCGATGCTATGACTGGTGAAATTGTCAGAAATATCATTGTACCCAACTTTAAGCGCCAACAATACTATCAAGGTTTTGACGAAGCTACTACAGCTATAATGGCTGCTGCAAAGGGAGAATATAAATCAGTTGCTAAAAAAGAAAAGAAGATGCCCTTTTGGCTTATTATTGTACTCATAGTAGCTGTTTACTTCATACTATGGGCTATCAGCAAAGGTGGTGGTGGCAAAGGCGGCGGTGGCTATGTAAGCCGTAGAGGGTATAGTGACATGGCAACAGGTATGCTACTGGGTGAGCTACTTGGTGGTGGTAGAGGAAGAGGTTTTGGCGGAGGTGGTGGCTTCGGCGGTGGTAGTAGTGGTGGTTTTGGCGGCTTTGGTGGTGGTAGCTTTGGCGGTGGCGGTGCTGGCGGTAGCTGGTAG
- a CDS encoding ATP-binding cassette domain-containing protein, translating into MSHILEADSVMLRFGDRAILSDIYLKSETGRITGLVGNNGSGKSSLMKVIFGVLHAECKSVRVDGKYLAQPYLVPDAVNYLPQQNFLPQTATVNKICRQYEVSLVGFKQSFDVAIKGSDHVADLHGSTRRLLELFLLIKRPTKFTLLDEPFTHLSPILVQQLQMLLLEEKRHKGFVLTDHNFHSLKHIADDLYFLNNGVLKHRNDVENIETYRSLFEL; encoded by the coding sequence ATGAGTCATATATTGGAAGCAGATAGTGTGATGTTGCGTTTTGGAGATAGGGCCATATTGTCTGATATCTATCTCAAGTCTGAAACAGGTAGGATAACAGGCTTGGTGGGCAATAATGGTTCGGGTAAAAGCTCGTTGATGAAAGTGATATTTGGTGTGTTGCATGCAGAGTGCAAGTCGGTAAGGGTAGATGGTAAGTACTTGGCTCAACCTTATTTAGTACCTGATGCGGTCAACTATTTACCCCAACAAAATTTCTTACCACAAACAGCTACAGTAAATAAAATTTGCCGACAATATGAAGTGAGTCTTGTTGGATTTAAGCAAAGCTTTGATGTAGCTATAAAAGGTAGCGATCATGTGGCTGACCTGCATGGTAGTACCAGAAGGCTTTTAGAGTTGTTTCTACTTATCAAAAGACCAACAAAGTTTACACTGCTCGACGAACCATTTACACACCTTAGTCCTATACTGGTGCAGCAATTACAAATGTTGCTACTGGAAGAAAAACGCCATAAAGGTTTTGTGCTTACTGATCATAACTTTCACTCTTTAAAACATATAGCCGACGATCTATATTTCCTGAATAATGGTGTACTCAAACACAGAAATGACGTGGAGAATATTGAAACATATAGGAGTTTGTTTGAGTTGTAG
- a CDS encoding prolyl oligopeptidase family serine peptidase: MHIIKNLIIEGKYNKPVVADVFYQQAAGMQPVVIYAHGINGFKDWGNFDLIALQFAAAGFCFVKFNFSHNGTSPQMPADFVDLEAYSNDNYTIQLDDLDTIIDWTLSRDNDYTPFIDTNNVTLLGHSKGGGMVLLKAAEDIRINKVVTWAAVSECKTPWGRWEEARMAAWKDEGITHLVNGRTQQQMPLKYQLYENYTANKERLSIERAIKSLDIPILICHGKQDPAVPVDTAVQLYDWQPKAELFVVDGDHVFDRRHPWHEETLPDSAQKVVDKTIDFLQKV; this comes from the coding sequence ATGCACATTATCAAAAATCTGATCATAGAGGGGAAGTATAACAAGCCTGTTGTTGCCGATGTTTTTTATCAACAAGCAGCAGGTATGCAACCTGTCGTTATCTATGCTCATGGTATTAATGGTTTTAAAGACTGGGGTAATTTTGACCTGATCGCCTTACAGTTTGCAGCAGCTGGTTTTTGTTTTGTGAAATTCAACTTCTCGCATAATGGTACCAGCCCACAAATGCCTGCCGATTTCGTAGACCTTGAAGCCTATAGCAACGATAACTATACCATACAGCTAGACGACCTGGATACCATCATCGACTGGACGTTGAGCAGAGATAACGACTATACTCCTTTTATTGACACCAACAATGTGACCCTGCTGGGGCATAGCAAGGGCGGAGGCATGGTGCTGCTAAAGGCTGCTGAGGATATAAGAATAAACAAGGTGGTAACATGGGCAGCCGTAAGTGAGTGCAAAACTCCTTGGGGTAGATGGGAGGAAGCACGCATGGCTGCTTGGAAAGATGAAGGGATAACGCATCTTGTCAACGGGCGCACACAACAACAGATGCCCTTGAAGTACCAACTCTACGAAAACTATACTGCAAATAAAGAACGCTTAAGCATTGAGCGTGCTATCAAATCTTTAGACATACCTATACTGATATGCCATGGTAAGCAAGACCCTGCTGTGCCTGTAGACACAGCCGTACAGCTCTACGATTGGCAGCCCAAAGCAGAGCTGTTTGTCGTAGATGGCGACCATGTGTTTGACCGTAGACACCCCTGGCATGAGGAAACACTACCCGATAGTGCGCAGAAAGTAGTGGACAAGACCATCGACTTCTTGCAGAAGGTATAA
- a CDS encoding Omp28-related outer membrane protein, giving the protein MKKLSITAAIAMAIVGGMLVTACQKTETTPQVQGQTTNNNPDPNNNGNNNGNNGGNNNPDQNAKLTYTKKTAPLFFDFTSTGCPGCGSWGKPTFKSLISTHGTDITPLAVHIKYGDPMITAESNAIGANRYGQFYTPQLWVGDNNGMVVTSGINSSASIARMNDLIATDKAKTQPSLAAVITKDGNTLKVTYGVKFIDIMPSGEYGLSAYLTEDGIEASQTSSASNPTIHSNVIRASAAGTWGQSFAAADLTDMEKSWTHSFDISAYNKDNVYVTVVLWKKDGSRYQALNGFVAK; this is encoded by the coding sequence ATGAAGAAACTTTCAATCACAGCAGCAATAGCTATGGCTATTGTAGGAGGTATGCTAGTAACGGCATGTCAGAAAACAGAGACAACTCCACAGGTTCAGGGGCAAACTACCAATAACAATCCTGACCCCAACAACAACGGAAATAATAATGGTAACAATGGAGGGAACAATAATCCCGACCAAAATGCGAAGCTGACCTATACGAAAAAGACAGCACCGTTATTTTTTGATTTCACAAGCACAGGCTGCCCGGGGTGCGGTAGCTGGGGTAAGCCTACCTTCAAATCGCTCATCAGCACACATGGTACTGATATAACACCATTAGCAGTACACATCAAATATGGTGACCCGATGATAACCGCTGAGTCGAACGCAATAGGAGCCAATAGATACGGACAATTCTACACACCTCAACTATGGGTGGGTGATAATAACGGTATGGTAGTAACTAGTGGTATCAATAGTAGTGCCTCTATTGCCCGAATGAACGACCTGATAGCTACCGATAAGGCAAAAACACAGCCATCGTTGGCAGCAGTTATTACTAAGGATGGTAATACCTTGAAGGTAACCTATGGTGTGAAGTTCATAGATATAATGCCTAGTGGCGAGTATGGGCTATCGGCTTATCTGACAGAGGATGGTATTGAAGCCAGCCAAACCTCGTCAGCAAGCAACCCAACGATACATAGTAATGTAATAAGAGCATCAGCTGCGGGAACGTGGGGGCAAAGTTTTGCAGCAGCAGACCTAACAGATATGGAAAAGAGCTGGACGCATAGTTTTGATATTTCGGCCTACAACAAAGACAATGTTTATGTAACGGTGGTATTATGGAAGAAGGATGGTAGTAGATACCAAGCGTTGAATGGATTTGTAGCTAAGTAA
- a CDS encoding alkene reductase yields MKLFTEYQLGNTTLQNRVVMAPMTRSRAIDNVPNDIMAEYYGLRADGGLLITEGVAPSPNGLGYPRIPGVFNEVQVAGWKKVADAVHAKGGKIFMQIMHTGRIGHPNNLPEGGEIVAPSAIVAKGEMWTDNEGLQPHPTPREMTVADIKQAIQEYVQAAENAIKAGLDGIELHGANGYLIDQFINPGSNQRTDDYGGSAENRNRFVVEVAAAVVAAIGADKVGIRLSPYGAFNDLFPFDGADEQYIQLAAELEKLNLVYVHLVNHSSMGAPEVPQTVIDGIRNAYSGTIIYSGGYDKQSAEAILEQDDKSIVAFGRPYLANPDLVTRLAEDAVLNEPKFDLFYTPGAEGYLDYPLLSAN; encoded by the coding sequence ATGAAACTATTTACGGAATACCAACTAGGAAACACTACACTACAAAACAGAGTAGTAATGGCACCAATGACAAGGTCTCGTGCTATTGATAATGTACCTAATGATATCATGGCGGAGTACTATGGACTTCGTGCAGATGGTGGCTTGCTGATAACAGAAGGTGTGGCACCATCGCCCAACGGGCTGGGTTATCCAAGAATACCGGGTGTGTTCAACGAAGTGCAGGTAGCAGGCTGGAAGAAAGTAGCTGATGCCGTACATGCTAAAGGTGGAAAGATATTTATGCAGATCATGCACACAGGACGTATTGGTCATCCTAACAACTTACCTGAAGGTGGCGAGATAGTAGCGCCTAGTGCTATAGTGGCTAAAGGGGAGATGTGGACAGATAATGAAGGGTTACAACCACACCCTACACCGCGTGAGATGACGGTAGCAGACATCAAGCAAGCGATACAAGAATATGTACAAGCAGCTGAAAATGCGATAAAGGCAGGCTTGGACGGTATAGAGCTACACGGAGCTAATGGTTATTTGATAGACCAGTTCATCAACCCGGGTAGCAACCAGCGTACAGACGACTATGGTGGCTCAGCAGAGAACCGTAACCGTTTTGTAGTAGAGGTAGCAGCAGCTGTAGTAGCAGCTATAGGCGCTGATAAGGTGGGTATCCGTTTGTCTCCATACGGTGCGTTCAACGATCTTTTTCCTTTTGATGGGGCAGACGAGCAATACATACAACTGGCAGCCGAGCTGGAAAAACTGAACTTGGTATATGTACACTTGGTGAACCACTCTTCTATGGGTGCACCTGAAGTGCCACAGACCGTAATAGATGGTATTAGAAATGCCTATAGCGGAACGATCATATACAGTGGTGGATACGATAAGCAAAGTGCGGAGGCCATATTGGAGCAGGATGATAAGAGTATCGTTGCCTTTGGCAGACCATACTTGGCCAACCCCGACCTGGTAACAAGACTGGCAGAAGATGCGGTACTTAATGAGCCTAAGTTCGACTTGTTCTATACACCGGGAGCTGAAGGGTATTTAGACTATCCGCTCCTGTCGGCAAACTAA
- a CDS encoding DUF6607 family protein, which translates to MTTRQFALVWLLLLPLAVKAQPQHEVNNIMQLCGCYDVTFQYTETFRTDSNYQFHDDKIAHARELILPIENKDGKISLQHMLLVNENYIIKHWREDWTYEQPTILQYKGNKTWTKETLQPQQVKGKWAQTVWQVDDIPRYGGYSSWIDNDNKIYWESTAYAPLPRREYTKRKDYNIMLRTNRIVTTDKGWVHEQDNQKIIRKGKQDSLLVSEKGLNTYVKIDDSHCAKAKLHWAEHIDFWKVVRAEWARYIDSRETLALHTTVEDKRLFEYFYELEYSWKEEQWNNKQLSKKIKETMSRFVIQ; encoded by the coding sequence ATGACAACAAGACAATTTGCCCTAGTGTGGCTCTTATTATTACCACTGGCAGTAAAAGCACAACCACAACACGAAGTGAACAACATTATGCAGCTATGCGGTTGCTACGATGTTACCTTTCAGTATACCGAGACCTTTAGAACGGATAGCAACTATCAATTTCATGACGATAAGATAGCGCATGCCCGAGAGCTGATACTACCCATAGAAAACAAGGACGGCAAAATATCGCTACAGCATATGCTCCTTGTCAACGAGAACTACATCATCAAACACTGGCGCGAAGACTGGACCTATGAGCAGCCCACCATACTACAGTACAAGGGCAACAAGACATGGACCAAAGAAACCCTACAGCCCCAGCAGGTAAAGGGCAAATGGGCACAGACCGTATGGCAGGTAGACGATATACCAAGATATGGCGGCTATAGCAGCTGGATAGACAACGACAACAAAATCTATTGGGAGAGCACCGCCTATGCACCACTACCACGCCGTGAGTATACCAAGCGTAAAGACTATAACATCATGCTGCGTACCAACCGCATTGTGACTACCGACAAGGGCTGGGTGCACGAGCAAGACAACCAAAAGATAATAAGAAAGGGCAAGCAGGATAGCCTACTAGTGAGCGAGAAGGGGCTGAACACCTATGTGAAGATAGACGATAGCCACTGCGCCAAAGCCAAGCTGCACTGGGCAGAGCATATTGATTTTTGGAAGGTGGTAAGGGCAGAGTGGGCGCGCTATATAGACAGCCGAGAGACGCTGGCACTACACACTACGGTAGAGGACAAAAGACTCTTTGAATACTTCTACGAGCTGGAGTATAGCTGGAAGGAAGAGCAATGGAACAACAAACAACTGAGCAAAAAGATAAAGGAAACGATGAGTCGATTCGTTATCCAATAA